Proteins from a genomic interval of Nostoc sp. KVJ3:
- a CDS encoding double zinc ribbon domain-containing protein has translation MDTLKTPMPQEPIGDYIKRLRVELKMSQNQLAHQAGIHLHTYGKIERGITTRLNHKTRRGLARALSIPIEYLEGICSDEEIQQPFTSIKFCPQCWTPGTPTEPIWNDIRSLYCFMCGFELVAHCLKCGKSVTTFKHSYCPYCGFYYKNTIVEIGSNREHALRKNSRTKKK, from the coding sequence ATGGATACTTTGAAGACACCCATGCCACAGGAACCGATTGGCGACTACATTAAGCGGTTGCGTGTGGAATTAAAGATGAGTCAAAATCAGCTAGCTCATCAGGCTGGTATTCACCTGCATACATACGGAAAAATAGAACGGGGGATCACGACGAGATTAAATCACAAAACCCGTCGGGGGCTAGCTAGGGCTTTATCGATACCAATTGAGTACTTAGAAGGAATTTGTAGCGATGAGGAAATACAGCAACCATTTACCAGCATTAAATTTTGTCCCCAATGCTGGACTCCAGGGACACCCACAGAACCGATTTGGAACGATATCAGGTCATTGTACTGCTTTATGTGCGGGTTTGAGCTTGTTGCCCACTGTCTCAAATGTGGTAAATCAGTGACAACTTTCAAGCATTCCTACTGTCCTTATTGCGGCTTTTATTACAAAAATACGATTGTTGAAATTGGTAGTAACAGAGAGCATGCTTTGAGAAAAAACTCTCGAACCAAGAAAAAGTGA
- a CDS encoding Tn3 family transposase: MTSIERTAYPRFKRQFTTKELTEIYTPTKSEIAFAYNTTKGESNILSLLVILKSFQRLGYFPSIADIPLKIINHIRSHLKFALDIVLGYENNKTMYRHRTAIREYLQVKSFNQTALHLAVSAVNESAQVMDNPADLMNVAIAELIKNRYELPGFNTLNRLVRRVRNVVNQNLFNLVLSRLSNDYQQRLLDLLDNHPVEYRSLYNNLKQLPKRPTRNHLNDLIVHSIWLDSLGDIKPLLADMTAAKIQHFAAEARVLDASEIKEFNLPKRITLILCLIYSASVMTRDNLVEMFLKKMQLIHNHAKRELELIKQRYQSTVEKLLGVFTNVLQVLVDEPPEVQTVDPVERVNQVLIPSGGAEQLLTECEAINAYKGNNYFPLLWQFYKSHRSTFFRLLGALKFSSTTNEQSVVEALNFILENQSRRGQFFNNTIDLDFASPQWQKLLFVEQGNKTKIVRRHLEVCVFSYLMAELRSGDICVKGSENYADHREQLLPWSECLPLIDQYCGDLGFASDAVGNVYELKSLLTDTAFKVDAGYPDNRQLVINDLGEPVLKKSPRHDLSPSAKTLLEAVEQRFGERNLIDILRNVDYWTNFTRHFGPMSGSDPKLERATERYLLTSFTYGCNLGPTQAARHMRGIVTSKEISFVNRRHVSVDKLNAALVDIINRYNVLKLPSIWGDGTTAAADGTKYELYEENLLSEYHIRYGGYGGIAYHHVSDTYVALFSHFISCGTWEAVYIIEGLLKNLSDIQPHTIHADTQGQSTPVFALSHMLGIKLMPRIRNWKDLNFFRPDNDTVYKHIDSLFKDAIDWEKIQTHWQDILQVVLSIQTGKISSAVLLRKLGNYSRKNRLYQAFQELGRVIRTVFLLQYISDMKLRQQITAATNIVESYNGFSKWFFFGGFGVIANNDPIEQEKIVKYNDLVANAVIFHNVVDLTEVLRDFLKAGYLITREDVAALSPYMTSHIKRFGDYLIDMETVPNLLDDDKLLVLA, encoded by the coding sequence GTGACATCAATTGAACGTACCGCTTATCCTAGATTCAAACGCCAATTTACCACCAAAGAACTTACTGAGATTTATACTCCAACTAAATCCGAAATTGCTTTCGCTTACAATACGACGAAAGGTGAAAGTAATATTTTGAGTCTGCTCGTCATTTTAAAATCATTCCAAAGACTGGGTTACTTTCCATCGATTGCAGATATCCCACTGAAAATTATTAACCATATTCGCAGTCATTTAAAATTTGCTCTTGATATTGTTTTAGGTTATGAAAATAACAAAACAATGTACCGACATCGAACAGCTATCCGCGAATATCTTCAAGTTAAATCTTTTAATCAGACTGCGCTGCATTTAGCGGTATCTGCGGTGAATGAATCAGCCCAGGTGATGGATAATCCTGCTGATTTAATGAATGTGGCAATTGCCGAACTAATTAAAAATAGATATGAATTACCAGGATTTAACACATTAAATAGATTAGTACGCCGAGTTAGGAATGTAGTCAATCAAAACCTATTCAATTTGGTACTTAGTCGCCTAAGTAATGATTATCAACAACGTCTACTCGACCTTTTAGATAATCATCCAGTCGAATATAGAAGTCTTTACAATAATCTCAAGCAACTTCCTAAACGCCCAACCCGCAATCATCTCAATGATTTAATTGTACATTCAATCTGGCTTGATTCTTTGGGAGATATTAAACCACTCCTTGCTGATATGACAGCAGCTAAGATTCAACACTTTGCTGCTGAAGCGAGAGTATTAGATGCGAGTGAAATCAAAGAGTTTAATTTGCCAAAACGAATTACTCTAATATTATGCCTGATTTACTCGGCAAGCGTGATGACGCGAGATAATTTGGTCGAGATGTTTCTCAAAAAAATGCAGTTAATTCATAATCATGCCAAAAGAGAATTAGAACTTATCAAACAAAGATATCAATCAACGGTTGAGAAGTTACTGGGGGTTTTCACTAATGTTCTACAAGTATTGGTTGATGAACCGCCAGAAGTTCAGACTGTCGATCCGGTCGAGCGAGTTAATCAAGTACTCATTCCATCCGGTGGTGCTGAACAACTATTAACTGAATGTGAGGCGATAAATGCCTATAAGGGAAATAATTATTTTCCCCTATTGTGGCAATTTTATAAAAGTCATCGCAGTACTTTCTTTCGGTTGCTAGGTGCTTTGAAGTTTTCATCCACTACCAACGAACAAAGTGTAGTTGAGGCATTAAATTTTATTTTAGAAAATCAGTCACGGCGGGGTCAATTCTTCAATAATACTATTGATTTAGATTTTGCTTCTCCTCAATGGCAGAAACTTTTATTCGTCGAACAAGGAAACAAAACTAAAATTGTGCGTCGCCATCTGGAAGTTTGTGTTTTTTCTTACTTAATGGCTGAATTGAGGTCGGGGGATATTTGCGTCAAGGGAAGTGAGAATTACGCTGACCACCGAGAACAGTTGTTGCCTTGGTCAGAATGTTTACCACTGATTGACCAGTATTGTGGAGATTTGGGTTTTGCTAGTGATGCGGTTGGTAATGTTTACGAACTCAAGTCTTTGTTGACTGATACGGCTTTTAAAGTGGATGCTGGTTATCCAGATAATCGTCAACTTGTGATTAATGATTTGGGTGAACCTGTATTAAAAAAATCTCCACGTCATGATTTGAGTCCATCAGCTAAGACTTTACTTGAGGCTGTGGAACAAAGGTTTGGTGAACGTAATTTGATTGATATTCTGCGGAATGTCGATTATTGGACTAATTTTACACGCCATTTTGGGCCGATGAGCGGCAGCGATCCGAAATTAGAACGGGCGACAGAACGTTATTTGTTGACTAGTTTCACCTATGGTTGTAATTTGGGGCCGACTCAAGCTGCAAGACACATGCGGGGTATTGTCACAAGTAAGGAAATATCGTTTGTTAATCGGCGTCATGTGAGTGTGGATAAATTGAATGCAGCCCTTGTGGATATTATTAATCGCTACAATGTTTTAAAGCTTCCGAGCATTTGGGGTGATGGGACAACTGCGGCGGCTGATGGGACTAAGTACGAACTCTACGAAGAAAATTTACTCTCTGAGTATCATATCCGCTATGGTGGCTACGGAGGCATTGCTTACCACCATGTTTCTGATACCTATGTGGCGCTATTTAGTCATTTTATTTCCTGCGGAACCTGGGAGGCTGTTTATATTATTGAGGGTTTGTTAAAAAATCTTTCTGATATTCAGCCTCATACGATTCACGCAGATACTCAAGGGCAATCAACGCCTGTGTTTGCATTATCACATATGTTGGGGATTAAGTTAATGCCCCGGATTCGGAATTGGAAAGATTTAAATTTCTTCCGCCCAGATAATGATACGGTTTACAAGCATATTGATTCTTTGTTCAAGGATGCGATTGATTGGGAGAAAATTCAAACCCATTGGCAAGATATTTTACAGGTTGTGCTGTCGATTCAAACTGGCAAGATTTCGAGTGCGGTGCTGTTACGAAAACTGGGAAACTATAGTCGTAAAAACAGATTATACCAAGCTTTTCAGGAGTTAGGACGGGTAATCAGGACGGTATTTCTGTTGCAATATATTTCGGATATGAAGTTACGACAACAGATTACTGCGGCAACGAATATTGTTGAGTCTTATAACGGTTTCTCAAAGTGGTTTTTCTTCGGTGGTTTTGGAGTTATTGCTAATAATGACCCAATTGAGCAGGAGAAGATTGTTAAATATAATGATTTGGTTGCTAATGCTGTGATCTTCCACAATGTTGTAGATTTGACTGAGGTTTTGCGTGATTTCCTGAAAGCTGGTTATTTGATTACTCGTGAAGATGTGGCGGCGTTGAGTCCTTATATGACGAGTCATATCAAGCGTTTCGGCGATTACTTGATTGATATGGAGACTGTACCGAATTTGTTGGATGATGACAAGCTCTTAGTTTTGGCTTGA
- a CDS encoding tyrosine-type recombinase/integrase, whose protein sequence is MTVTLATVITEFLSRPDLAKSTRRTYELVLKPILGEYGIWEIEIIGKQTLIEYLRSLDDCSYTTHRKYQAILQSLFNFAVEQGYIKFNPINGLKQRQPNPDRGEHKTDSVVRYLTPEQLNILYYSVKSDLRMNAIVHLLHRSGCRISELLALNIDDVNQDLYKFQVLGKGNKRRCCYFSDGAAEALSKFILYERHNTVDALFTAQQPVTKVVSRISYRTVHEYWRELISIYPELVGVRIHDLRHTFATERVGLMGIEELRALMGHENIQTTLRYQKVTSARAEEVARQALKSLT, encoded by the coding sequence TTGACTGTTACTTTAGCCACTGTTATTACTGAGTTTTTGTCACGCCCGGATTTAGCTAAAAGTACCAGACGTACTTATGAATTGGTGTTGAAACCAATACTTGGAGAATACGGTATTTGGGAGATTGAGATTATCGGTAAGCAGACTTTAATTGAGTATTTAAGAAGTTTGGATGATTGCAGCTATACAACTCATCGCAAGTACCAAGCAATACTACAAAGTTTGTTTAATTTCGCTGTGGAGCAAGGTTATATTAAGTTTAATCCCATTAATGGTTTAAAACAGCGTCAACCAAATCCTGATAGGGGAGAACATAAAACTGATTCTGTAGTAAGATATTTAACACCTGAACAGTTAAATATCCTTTATTATTCTGTTAAATCTGACCTACGTATGAATGCTATAGTGCATCTTCTACATCGCTCAGGTTGCCGTATATCAGAGCTTTTAGCGTTAAATATAGATGATGTTAACCAAGACTTATATAAATTTCAAGTACTTGGTAAAGGTAACAAACGGCGTTGTTGTTATTTTAGTGATGGGGCTGCCGAGGCATTAAGTAAATTTATCTTATATGAGCGCCACAATACCGTAGATGCACTCTTCACAGCACAACAGCCAGTGACTAAAGTTGTTAGTAGAATTAGCTATCGCACTGTGCATGAATATTGGCGAGAGTTAATAAGTATATATCCGGAGCTAGTCGGAGTCAGAATCCACGATTTACGGCATACTTTTGCTACTGAGCGTGTTGGGCTAATGGGTATTGAGGAATTGCGGGCACTGATGGGGCATGAGAATATTCAAACAACTCTACGTTACCAAAAAGTTACGTCTGCTAGGGCGGAAGAAGTTGCACGTCAGGCTTTAAAAAGTTTAACTTAA
- a CDS encoding PepSY domain-containing protein encodes MKTSTKIALAAALMSILGVGTVVKTVSASPSQNSVQVAQVSDGDGEANDATEAPEIKNNGVHNTKIAQASDGDGETNDDQQEQQEDKKLQALAKITAEQAKQAAETSVGTKASSVKLENEDGNLVYAVEIAQKEVKVDAGNGKVLYTENANQENDKEEASHPKSSIQVTENNNEQETNEGSK; translated from the coding sequence ATGAAAACTTCAACAAAAATCGCTTTAGCAGCTGCTTTGATGAGTATTTTAGGTGTTGGCACAGTGGTAAAAACCGTAAGTGCCTCTCCTTCTCAAAACAGTGTACAAGTAGCTCAGGTTAGTGACGGAGATGGCGAAGCTAATGACGCTACAGAAGCTCCTGAAATCAAGAATAATGGTGTTCATAACACTAAAATAGCTCAAGCAAGTGACGGTGACGGTGAAACTAATGATGATCAACAAGAACAGCAAGAGGACAAAAAACTACAAGCTTTAGCTAAAATTACAGCAGAACAAGCTAAACAAGCTGCTGAAACCTCTGTCGGTACTAAAGCTAGTAGTGTAAAACTCGAAAATGAAGATGGAAACTTAGTTTATGCTGTAGAAATTGCTCAGAAAGAGGTAAAAGTTGACGCTGGTAATGGTAAAGTTCTCTACACTGAGAATGCTAACCAGGAAAACGATAAAGAAGAAGCTTCTCATCCAAAGAGTAGCATTCAAGTTACGGAGAATAATAACGAGCAGGAAACAAATGAAGGTAGTAAGTAG
- a CDS encoding class I SAM-dependent methyltransferase yields MINLAETAYLVAMYRALESERVDALFKDPLARMLAGGKGEMLVEVIGEKDKITNAIAIRTYVLDNLILQLINSKNIDTVINLAAGLDTRPYRLPFCASLRWIEVDLPEIIAYKEQLLKDQQPFCSLERVKLDITNLALRKTFFSEINLATRQTLVITEGLLSYLHETQVALLATDIYEQSNLNWWLFELESSLALKNYDQVYARKIFDQYFANGNKTLLFAPEQGAEFFQQYKGYNRDTCKMGHDAKFC; encoded by the coding sequence ATGATTAATCTTGCCGAAACTGCCTATCTAGTGGCAATGTATCGCGCATTGGAAAGCGAACGTGTAGATGCATTATTTAAAGATCCATTAGCGCGTATGTTAGCGGGTGGAAAAGGTGAAATGCTTGTTGAGGTTATAGGGGAGAAAGACAAAATTACAAATGCGATCGCCATTCGCACCTATGTTCTTGATAACTTGATTTTACAGTTAATTAATTCAAAAAATATTGACACTGTAATCAATCTGGCTGCGGGGTTGGATACTCGACCCTATCGATTACCTTTTTGTGCATCGCTTCGTTGGATTGAAGTTGACCTGCCGGAAATCATTGCTTACAAAGAACAATTACTTAAAGACCAGCAACCTTTCTGTTCGCTTGAGCGTGTCAAACTCGATATTACCAACCTTGCATTGAGAAAGACTTTTTTTTCCGAGATTAATCTTGCAACAAGACAGACGCTAGTGATTACAGAAGGGTTGCTATCATATCTACATGAAACCCAAGTAGCATTACTTGCAACCGATATTTATGAGCAATCTAATCTGAATTGGTGGCTATTTGAATTGGAATCATCATTAGCGTTAAAAAATTACGATCAAGTTTACGCTCGAAAAATTTTTGACCAATATTTTGCGAATGGAAATAAAACCTTGTTATTTGCTCCTGAGCAAGGGGCAGAATTTTTTCAACAGTATAAGGGGTACAACCGGGATACGTGCAAAATGGGACACGATGCAAAGTTTTGTTAA
- a CDS encoding ISLre2 family transposase, translating to MKKNIYANLNFADSLSDFKEDVTKLLELKNIEEWSGRIVKEREETIRQAALVLAGQCIGILLHKLSQSESAHQTAINQTKGWWHTDTQRHGYTKREILTVGNVVVSLKLPYVVQKREKKAKSKSRNVGFCPLLKWLGMSEGLTPLVWSDITKYGAIASSFEAAHTILSDWGINISLKRIERLTYKFGQIGIDLRQTKISNLQQGNLPDGNILKDQRVVIAVDGGRSRIRINKKGRKNLKTNKHGFTGEWVEPKLLTIYVVDEQGKKVRNGEIKIVNDGTYEDYKGFLPILEMHLISLGISQAKQVLLIADGAEWIWKHIPPLLKKLKSPDATYQLFDFYHVTERLQKFADVAFSDDSERNNWFKKARRTLKKSNAMTIIRQMDEFIFEATGERCKTMVIQRNYLLRAYRERRLNYAKILDQKLPIGSGAIESLIRQVINLRIKGNSKFWLKENAEIILHLRCQWIAQSWDIFCSSIFNSFIKPQTA from the coding sequence ATGAAGAAAAACATATATGCAAATCTAAATTTTGCCGATTCATTATCAGATTTTAAAGAGGATGTGACGAAACTTTTAGAGTTGAAAAATATCGAGGAATGGTCTGGAAGAATAGTTAAAGAAAGAGAAGAAACAATTAGACAGGCTGCGTTAGTTTTAGCAGGCCAATGTATCGGCATATTATTGCATAAGCTTTCTCAATCAGAGTCGGCTCATCAAACAGCAATTAATCAAACCAAAGGATGGTGGCATACCGACACGCAAAGACACGGTTATACGAAGAGGGAAATATTAACAGTAGGTAATGTTGTAGTAAGTCTTAAATTACCATACGTTGTTCAAAAAAGAGAAAAAAAAGCGAAGAGTAAATCTCGTAATGTTGGATTTTGTCCCTTGTTAAAATGGTTAGGAATGTCAGAAGGCTTGACCCCATTAGTTTGGTCAGATATTACAAAATATGGTGCCATAGCTAGTTCTTTTGAAGCTGCACATACAATCCTGAGTGATTGGGGAATTAATATTAGTCTTAAACGAATTGAACGATTGACATATAAATTTGGTCAAATCGGCATTGATTTACGTCAAACTAAAATATCTAACTTGCAACAAGGTAATTTACCTGATGGGAATATACTTAAAGACCAGAGAGTTGTAATTGCTGTAGATGGTGGCAGGAGTAGAATTAGGATTAATAAAAAAGGTAGAAAAAATCTCAAAACAAACAAGCACGGCTTTACAGGGGAATGGGTTGAGCCAAAATTATTAACAATTTATGTGGTTGATGAACAAGGTAAAAAAGTTAGAAATGGCGAAATAAAGATTGTAAATGATGGCACTTATGAAGACTATAAAGGATTTTTACCAATTTTAGAAATGCATCTGATTAGTTTGGGAATTAGTCAAGCAAAACAAGTTTTATTAATTGCTGACGGTGCAGAATGGATTTGGAAGCATATTCCCCCTCTTTTAAAGAAATTGAAATCTCCCGATGCGACTTATCAATTATTTGATTTTTACCATGTTACTGAGCGGCTACAGAAATTTGCTGATGTAGCGTTTAGTGATGATAGTGAGCGAAATAATTGGTTCAAAAAAGCACGGAGAACTTTAAAAAAAAGTAATGCCATGACCATAATTAGGCAGATGGATGAATTTATCTTTGAAGCCACGGGAGAGCGTTGTAAAACTATGGTAATACAGAGAAATTACCTTTTACGTGCCTATCGTGAAAGGCGTTTAAATTACGCTAAGATACTAGACCAAAAACTACCAATAGGTAGTGGGGCAATTGAGAGTTTAATCCGTCAAGTTATCAACTTAAGAATCAAGGGTAATAGTAAATTTTGGTTGAAAGAAAATGCAGAAATTATCTTACATCTGCGTTGTCAATGGATAGCTCAAAGTTGGGATATTTTTTGTAGTTCTATCTTTAATTCCTTTATTAAACCTCAAACTGCTTGA
- a CDS encoding efflux RND transporter permease subunit — MLNSIVKWSIAQRWLIVIASILISLWGLRVITQMPLDVFPAFAPPQVEIQVQASGLAPEEIESLVTRPIESAINGTPGLESLRSSSAIGISAIKTVFSWDTDIYRARQLVTERLQGVKLPQGVEQPEILPINSPLGWAVKYAFSAESTDMIEVWRIANWDVKNRLLAVPGVSNVFLYGGDERQYQVLVDPDKLKAYNVSLPEVTKAVQNANVNVPGGFLITPDQETLIRGIGRIESIDQLKRSVIKAVKGTPVLLEQVAEVKIGPGLRRGDGLFQGKRAVILTVSKQPAADTPTVVKAVEAAMEEIKPGLPQDVKVTKTFDQDLFIEASVKNVEEALRDGIIIVSVILIIFLMNWRTVIISLSALPLSLLLGMIILSWTGQGINTMTLGGLVVAIGSVVDDAIVDMENVYRRLRENQLAGNPKNPLQVVFDGSVEVRVSVLFSTVIIAVVFAPIFVLSGVEGRIFTPMGMAYLLSILASTLVALTLTPALCALLLANRRLPSAETWLERKTHQFYRPALRFSIRYPKVILGVALAGFIASIIILPGLGKVFLPEFQDRSLVNSIVLLPGESLNATNQAALAVMDALKNDRRFDAIALRSGFAQGDPEVAGVNFGELDVQISSEGAKNREKTVEVLRKEFEKLPGVATNIGGFISHRIDDILSGVRSAIAVKVYGPELEQLRIIGKQVQSAMSGIPGIVDLQLEPQVPVKQIQIQFDRDAAARYGLTVGELAETIETGLNGKAVSQVLEKQQTFNLVVWLQEGSRNNLDVIGNLLVDTPNGQKIPLSQLAKVDYGTGPSTINRENVSRLIVVSANVAGKDLGSVIKDVRDRVKQIQLPGGYYVQFGGQFQAQEQATQTLIIAGAIALAAISVLIYFAVKSIPATAMIMINLPLALIGGVISVAIGSGIISVASMVGFITLFGVATRNGLLLVDNYNNRLAEGIPLKQVIVDGSMERLVAILLTALSSALGMVPLVIGSGAGKEILQPLAVVVLGGLVTSTALTLLVLPALYSLFGKFLVPKKTTQIQEIDVTQGSVV, encoded by the coding sequence ATGCTCAATTCCATTGTCAAATGGTCGATCGCGCAAAGGTGGCTAATCGTTATTGCCTCGATATTAATTAGTCTGTGGGGATTGCGCGTCATCACACAAATGCCGCTCGACGTATTTCCTGCCTTTGCTCCGCCCCAAGTAGAAATTCAAGTTCAAGCTTCTGGTTTAGCACCAGAAGAAATCGAGTCTTTGGTGACTCGCCCAATTGAGAGCGCGATTAATGGCACACCAGGACTGGAATCTCTTCGGTCTTCATCTGCTATTGGGATTTCTGCTATAAAAACTGTCTTTAGCTGGGATACTGATATATACCGCGCTCGTCAACTAGTAACAGAGCGATTACAAGGGGTGAAACTGCCACAAGGAGTTGAACAGCCGGAAATCTTGCCTATTAACTCGCCCTTGGGATGGGCTGTTAAATATGCTTTTTCTGCTGAAAGTACTGACATGATAGAGGTGTGGCGCATTGCTAATTGGGATGTGAAAAATCGCTTGCTGGCTGTACCAGGGGTGAGTAATGTTTTTCTCTACGGAGGCGATGAGCGGCAATATCAAGTTTTGGTAGATCCAGACAAGCTTAAAGCCTACAATGTTTCGTTGCCAGAAGTCACCAAAGCAGTGCAGAATGCTAACGTCAATGTGCCGGGAGGATTTTTGATTACTCCCGATCAAGAAACACTAATTCGGGGAATTGGGCGAATAGAGTCAATTGATCAACTCAAACGTTCAGTTATCAAGGCGGTTAAAGGTACACCTGTATTACTGGAACAAGTAGCAGAAGTCAAAATTGGCCCAGGACTAAGACGAGGAGATGGACTATTTCAAGGGAAACGAGCAGTAATTTTAACTGTCTCTAAGCAACCTGCGGCAGATACTCCCACTGTAGTCAAAGCTGTGGAAGCAGCAATGGAGGAGATTAAGCCAGGGCTACCACAGGATGTCAAGGTTACTAAAACCTTTGATCAAGATTTATTCATTGAGGCTTCAGTTAAAAACGTTGAGGAAGCCTTACGCGATGGCATCATTATCGTTTCAGTCATCTTAATTATCTTTTTGATGAACTGGCGCACAGTAATTATTAGTCTTAGTGCGTTGCCTCTGTCGTTACTGTTAGGCATGATTATTCTGAGTTGGACTGGACAGGGCATTAATACAATGACCTTGGGTGGACTGGTAGTTGCTATTGGTTCAGTGGTAGATGATGCGATCGTTGATATGGAAAACGTCTACCGCCGATTGCGGGAGAACCAACTAGCAGGGAACCCAAAAAATCCTTTACAAGTGGTGTTTGATGGTTCAGTAGAGGTACGTGTTAGTGTTCTATTTTCTACAGTCATTATCGCAGTAGTATTTGCACCGATTTTTGTCTTGTCTGGGGTGGAAGGTCGCATTTTTACGCCGATGGGAATGGCATATTTACTATCGATTCTTGCTTCTACCTTAGTTGCATTAACACTAACTCCAGCACTATGTGCTTTATTACTAGCAAATCGCCGTTTACCGAGTGCGGAAACTTGGCTAGAGCGCAAAACACATCAATTTTATCGTCCAGCGTTAAGGTTCTCGATTCGTTACCCCAAGGTGATTTTAGGGGTGGCACTTGCGGGGTTTATTGCATCGATAATTATTCTTCCTGGGTTGGGTAAAGTCTTCCTGCCAGAGTTTCAAGACCGCTCTTTGGTCAATTCAATAGTTCTTCTACCTGGGGAATCCCTGAATGCAACTAACCAAGCAGCTTTGGCAGTGATGGATGCCCTCAAAAACGATCGCCGCTTCGATGCCATTGCCTTACGCTCTGGATTTGCTCAAGGAGATCCGGAAGTAGCAGGGGTCAACTTTGGCGAGTTGGATGTGCAGATTAGCTCAGAAGGAGCGAAAAATCGGGAGAAGACTGTTGAAGTACTCCGCAAAGAGTTTGAAAAACTTCCTGGTGTGGCGACTAATATTGGTGGATTTATCTCCCACCGAATAGATGATATTCTCTCTGGTGTGAGAAGTGCGATCGCAGTTAAAGTTTACGGCCCCGAACTTGAACAACTCCGCATTATTGGCAAACAGGTACAATCAGCCATGAGTGGTATTCCCGGCATTGTGGATTTGCAACTCGAACCCCAAGTCCCGGTTAAACAAATTCAAATTCAATTTGACCGCGATGCAGCTGCTCGTTATGGGCTAACTGTAGGGGAACTGGCAGAAACGATAGAGACTGGGCTGAACGGCAAAGCAGTTTCTCAAGTGTTGGAGAAGCAACAAACGTTTAATCTCGTTGTATGGTTGCAAGAAGGCTCCCGTAACAATTTGGACGTGATTGGTAACTTACTGGTTGATACACCTAATGGGCAGAAAATTCCCTTATCACAACTTGCCAAAGTTGATTATGGTACGGGGCCAAGTACCATTAATCGTGAAAATGTTTCCCGGCTGATTGTGGTTTCTGCCAACGTTGCTGGGAAGGATTTGGGTTCTGTAATTAAAGATGTACGCGATCGCGTCAAACAAATTCAACTACCTGGAGGCTACTATGTTCAATTTGGCGGTCAGTTTCAGGCACAAGAACAAGCAACGCAGACATTGATAATTGCAGGTGCGATCGCACTAGCAGCAATTTCAGTGCTAATCTACTTTGCCGTCAAGTCAATTCCTGCCACAGCAATGATTATGATTAACTTGCCACTTGCATTAATTGGCGGTGTAATTTCTGTTGCTATCGGTAGTGGGATCATCTCCGTTGCCTCAATGGTTGGTTTTATAACTCTATTTGGTGTAGCTACCCGCAACGGATTGCTGTTAGTAGATAACTATAACAATCGCCTCGCTGAGGGAATACCACTTAAACAAGTAATTGTTGATGGTTCGATGGAACGATTAGTTGCAATTCTCCTGACAGCACTTTCGTCAGCACTAGGTATGGTTCCCCTAGTAATTGGTTCTGGTGCAGGTAAGGAAATTTTACAACCTTTGGCTGTGGTAGTGTTAGGTGGCTTAGTTACTTCCACTGCTTTAACACTATTAGTTTTGCCAGCTTTATATTCGCTATTTGGGAAATTTTTGGTTCCCAAAAAGACTACACAAATACAAGAAATCGATGTTACTCAAGGTTCAGTTGTATGA